Proteins co-encoded in one Cytobacillus sp. NJ13 genomic window:
- a CDS encoding DHHA1 domain-containing protein translates to MKKLFYKDPYIQTFETELVYQAADDMEKVYAVLKETAFYPTGGGQPHDEGTLNGVKVVDVEEVEGEIRHYLERELDPSISRVSGEIDWNRRFDHMQQHAGQHILSAAFEELYGYKTVSFHLGKETLTIDLEISELPVRHAEEAERLANSIILENRPIEARWVSAEEASQFPLRKQLSVSEDIRLVMIPEFDYNGCGGTHPSSTGQVAGIKVLDWERQKKKIRVQFICGSRILAQLQTKHEITKNLSQLLNAPEQDLPSAASRLIENGKDLEKQLEAAKEALLAYEAKEMFTAGNGEWISKVFEGRSIQEMQKLARLIASQSENAVVILINETTDKLQFVCARGSDSESDMKGLAAELLQKINGKGGGNPQFAQGGGDKLMSGEDLLQYALRLAGKSSTEN, encoded by the coding sequence TTGAAAAAACTTTTTTATAAAGACCCATATATCCAAACATTTGAAACGGAACTTGTATACCAGGCAGCAGATGATATGGAAAAGGTATATGCCGTCCTGAAAGAAACGGCCTTTTATCCAACTGGCGGAGGACAGCCGCATGATGAGGGAACACTCAATGGCGTTAAAGTGGTGGATGTCGAAGAAGTGGAAGGGGAAATCCGTCATTATTTAGAAAGGGAATTGGACCCGTCCATTTCCAGGGTATCAGGAGAAATCGATTGGAACAGACGGTTTGACCATATGCAGCAGCATGCAGGACAGCATATTTTATCGGCTGCCTTTGAAGAGCTTTATGGCTATAAAACGGTCAGCTTTCATTTGGGCAAAGAAACATTAACTATTGACCTGGAAATCAGTGAATTGCCAGTCCGGCATGCAGAGGAAGCGGAGAGGCTGGCAAATAGCATCATTCTTGAGAACCGTCCAATTGAAGCCAGGTGGGTGAGTGCGGAAGAAGCTTCCCAATTCCCGCTTCGCAAGCAGCTGTCTGTCAGTGAAGATATTCGGCTTGTGATGATTCCGGAATTTGATTATAACGGTTGCGGCGGAACCCATCCATCTTCAACCGGCCAGGTTGCAGGCATTAAAGTATTAGACTGGGAACGCCAAAAAAAGAAAATCCGTGTGCAGTTTATCTGTGGGAGCCGGATCCTTGCGCAGCTTCAGACCAAACATGAGATTACAAAAAATCTTAGTCAGCTTCTTAATGCACCAGAACAGGACTTGCCTTCAGCAGCCAGCCGTTTGATTGAGAATGGAAAGGACCTGGAGAAACAACTGGAAGCAGCAAAGGAAGCACTGTTAGCTTATGAAGCTAAAGAAATGTTCACAGCAGGGAACGGAGAGTGGATCAGCAAAGTCTTTGAGGGACGCTCCATTCAGGAGATGCAGAAACTGGCCCGTCTAATCGCCTCCCAATCTGAAAATGCTGTTGTTATCCTAATCAATGAAACCACCGATAAACTCCAATTTGTTTGCGCCAGGGGATCAGATTCTGAGTCTGATATGAAGGGCCTTGCTGCAGAACTTCTGCAGAAGATTAACGGCAAAGGCGGGGGGAACCCTCAATTTGCACAGGGTGGGGGAGACAAGCTCATGAGCGGGGAGGACCTGCTGCAGTATGCACTAAGACTTGCCGGGAAAAGCAGCACTGAAAACTAA
- a CDS encoding general stress protein: MATNKHIVGAYDTEQEAIQAVEKLRAEGYRPEDISVISKNKDDVDAVTEETGTKTEEGLAAGAATGGILGGLTGLLAGVGALAIPGIGPIVAAGPIAATLTGAAVGAGAGGIAGALIGMGIPEEEAHRYEADVKSGKILVLVDPETNSGDFTDGYTDTNRSVLEGDRTTYTNADPLNPGELDRGTNAFKDNTRNSSSVWTDENLDSNRPLSEKLDDTKTDDYTDRTVSAYNDDVDTRYRDAYDFNNVRENRNNPYKG; encoded by the coding sequence ATGGCAACAAACAAGCATATTGTAGGTGCATATGATACAGAACAGGAAGCTATACAAGCGGTTGAAAAGTTAAGAGCGGAGGGATACCGCCCTGAAGACATTTCCGTAATCAGCAAAAATAAAGATGATGTGGATGCCGTTACAGAAGAAACAGGCACAAAAACTGAAGAAGGATTAGCTGCCGGAGCGGCTACAGGCGGAATTTTGGGTGGATTAACAGGTCTTCTGGCCGGTGTAGGCGCATTGGCAATTCCCGGAATCGGGCCGATTGTGGCAGCCGGACCAATCGCTGCTACATTAACAGGAGCTGCTGTTGGCGCAGGTGCCGGCGGTATTGCAGGAGCACTTATCGGCATGGGCATTCCTGAAGAGGAAGCACACCGTTATGAAGCTGATGTCAAATCAGGGAAAATCCTTGTGTTAGTCGATCCTGAGACTAATTCCGGCGATTTTACTGACGGCTATACAGATACAAACCGTTCTGTTCTGGAAGGAGACCGGACAACCTATACAAACGCTGACCCTTTAAATCCCGGGGAGCTTGACCGCGGAACGAATGCTTTTAAGGATAACACCAGAAACAGCAGCAGTGTTTGGACAGATGAGAATCTGGACTCAAACCGTCCGCTAAGCGAAAAGCTTGACGACACGAAAACAGATGACTATACAGACCGTACTGTTTCGGCCTACAACGATGATGTGGATACCCGCTACAGAGATGCTTATGATTTTAATAACGTAAGGGAGAACCGCAATAACCCTTATAAAGGATAA
- a CDS encoding BA3454 family stress response protein, which produces MKEITVTVDYEGLKYQTNILTNKEAGDEEILKQAEDQIRKQLNN; this is translated from the coding sequence ATGAAAGAAATTACAGTAACTGTTGACTATGAAGGTTTAAAATATCAAACGAATATCCTTACAAATAAAGAAGCCGGCGACGAGGAAATTTTAAAGCAGGCAGAAGACCAGATCAGAAAACAGCTGAATAATTGA
- a CDS encoding MFS transporter — protein sequence MTNWTVWKQEKNYQKLFWAGVINGIGNRFTQVALLALLYHVTGSGVAIGLLFAIRMAPFFFIAPLGGMLADRFSKKAILVTVDLLRVPAVLGLLFVREAGDLWIVYASALLISMGEAIYSPARMSAIPALVKSDRLIYVNAIEQIMIGAVLIIGSSTGGILAYFLGNNAAFMINGLTFLLSAYLISRMVFPAVSEENRKKTETSGSVSPARLILGSSALIAFFIMMLTMPLANGIDNILVSIYGLEVFNMGELGVGFMYGALGIGLILSSFFSHIIKKGLLLLAIIFIALEGTGHILLSLAPSFYSALFTVVLITLAGGLGNICLDTVMMKFIPRSKQGTFFGLMQMVSNLSLAISMGTAGFLLEIFAPRTLSLIIGLAYLVFTIIYALLFSRVDLVKEKREFTRGI from the coding sequence ATGACGAATTGGACTGTATGGAAACAGGAAAAAAATTATCAAAAGCTCTTTTGGGCTGGCGTCATTAATGGAATCGGTAATCGATTCACACAGGTTGCGCTGCTTGCCCTGCTATACCACGTAACAGGTTCCGGAGTAGCGATTGGCCTCTTATTTGCCATCCGCATGGCACCTTTTTTCTTCATTGCTCCATTAGGAGGAATGCTCGCAGACCGCTTTTCCAAAAAGGCCATTCTGGTGACAGTAGACTTGTTGAGAGTGCCTGCGGTCCTGGGGCTGCTTTTCGTAAGGGAAGCAGGGGATTTATGGATTGTTTACGCAAGTGCATTACTCATCTCAATGGGAGAAGCGATCTACTCTCCGGCCAGGATGTCTGCGATACCTGCTCTTGTAAAATCAGATAGACTCATATATGTGAACGCGATTGAACAAATCATGATCGGAGCCGTCCTCATTATTGGTTCAAGCACCGGAGGAATACTTGCCTACTTTCTGGGAAACAATGCTGCTTTCATGATTAACGGCCTTACCTTCTTGTTATCAGCATATCTAATCTCAAGGATGGTTTTCCCAGCTGTTTCTGAGGAAAATAGGAAAAAAACAGAAACATCCGGTTCGGTTTCACCAGCGAGACTTATTCTTGGCTCGTCTGCACTGATTGCCTTTTTTATTATGATGCTGACCATGCCGCTCGCCAATGGAATTGACAATATTCTTGTAAGCATTTATGGGCTGGAAGTTTTTAATATGGGAGAATTGGGCGTTGGGTTTATGTATGGCGCATTGGGGATTGGACTCATTCTAAGTTCATTTTTTTCTCATATCATCAAGAAGGGCCTCCTGCTACTCGCGATCATCTTTATTGCTTTAGAAGGTACTGGCCATATTTTATTAAGCCTCGCACCAAGCTTTTATTCAGCACTTTTCACCGTTGTACTGATCACCTTAGCGGGCGGCCTTGGCAACATCTGCCTGGACACGGTCATGATGAAATTTATCCCCCGATCCAAACAGGGAACCTTTTTTGGTTTAATGCAGATGGTTTCAAACCTTTCCCTGGCTATCTCCATGGGTACAGCGGGATTCCTGCTGGAGATATTTGCACCAAGAACTCTTAGTCTGATCATTGGCCTGGCATATCTTGTTTTTACCATAATATATGCGCTTCTGTTTTCAAGAGTGGATCTTGTAAAAGAAAAGAGGGAGTTTACTAGGGGTATTTAA
- a CDS encoding efflux RND transporter permease subunit, which translates to MKGLVNFVLQNKLAVWLLTIIITVSGIYSGTRMNMETIPDVSIPYLMVMDVYPGATPEKVMEDVSIPIEKAVEGLEDVKSVYSNSYSNMSNIQVEYEYGIDMDEAKRALQSALDTVELPEGAQEPSITAISMNMMPVAALSISSKSEDIVELTSTVEDIILPKIEKIDGVASATITGQHVEEVQLTYNEEKLAELELTEDKVKEMIQASNMAVSLGLYEFEEGEQAVAVDGKFMTEDELKNMLIPVTPTAQNQSPFVKLSDIAEIDTVGRVQSVSRTNGDDAIAIQIVKEQQANTVEVVNSVKDLIKEEKEKVEGLVIDLSLDQGKPIEESVSTMIEKAVFGGLIAVLIILLFLRDFKSTIISIVSIPVSIFMALLLLNWMNITLNIMTLGAITVAIGRVIDDSIVVVENIYRRLHLKEEKLTGRALIREATIEMFKPILSSTLVTVAVFAPLIFVGGMVGELFMPFALTMTFALGASLLVAITIVPALSHFLFKKKLYSEKTEGSHKEAGKLSKWYKGILEKSLNHKIITSIIAVVLLAGSLALTPMIGFSFMGSEEEKVMYLTYTPEAGELKDETLKNVEAVEEEMLKRDDIDIVQISVTEEADQMAAMMGGGAGGALMYLIFDPEMDNFPEVREEIEDYVFNIGQSGEWKSQNFSSMSGSTNEVSYTFYSEDLDKLNDSVKMVEDVMKENEELEDVSSSAEDAFVEYTFNVEQDELLQYGLTAGQIVMMLNPSNTKDVLTTIEKDGETLEVIVQQEQAEQPKSIDDILATQVPTAMGTTMHLSELVTVKEGITHNTLARSKGEYYATVSGTVKGDDISKATSKTDEAIDELDLPKGVTVGVAGVQADMTETFTQLGAAMLAAIAIVYFILVVTFREGVAPFAILFSLPFAVIGSFVGLLIAGETISVSVMMGLLMLIGIVVTNAIVLVDRIIHMERDGLVMREAVLEAGATRLRPILMTAIATIGALIPLAIGSGGGGLISKGLAITVIGGLTSSTLLTLIIVPIVYEVLSKMFKKNRREIEEN; encoded by the coding sequence GTGAAAGGTTTAGTGAATTTTGTCCTGCAGAATAAACTTGCAGTCTGGCTGTTAACAATTATTATCACGGTATCTGGCATCTATTCAGGTACGCGGATGAATATGGAGACCATTCCGGATGTCTCAATTCCATACTTAATGGTAATGGACGTATATCCGGGGGCGACTCCTGAAAAAGTGATGGAAGACGTGTCCATCCCAATTGAAAAAGCCGTAGAAGGCCTTGAAGATGTTAAATCAGTTTACTCAAATTCATATTCTAACATGTCAAATATCCAAGTGGAATATGAATATGGTATTGATATGGACGAAGCCAAGCGGGCTCTCCAATCAGCTCTTGATACAGTGGAGCTGCCGGAAGGAGCACAGGAACCTTCCATCACTGCCATCAGCATGAATATGATGCCGGTTGCTGCACTGAGTATTAGCAGTAAATCAGAGGATATTGTTGAGTTAACCTCAACTGTAGAAGATATCATACTGCCAAAAATTGAAAAAATCGATGGTGTGGCGTCTGCAACCATCACTGGGCAGCATGTGGAAGAGGTGCAGCTCACATACAACGAAGAAAAACTGGCTGAGCTGGAGCTGACTGAAGATAAAGTAAAGGAAATGATCCAGGCAAGCAACATGGCTGTATCATTGGGGCTTTACGAGTTTGAGGAAGGAGAACAGGCTGTCGCAGTAGACGGCAAGTTCATGACCGAGGATGAATTAAAGAACATGCTCATCCCGGTAACGCCAACCGCACAAAACCAGTCACCTTTTGTGAAGCTGAGTGACATTGCCGAGATTGATACCGTCGGCAGAGTGCAGTCCGTTTCCCGTACCAATGGTGATGATGCCATTGCGATCCAAATTGTGAAAGAACAGCAGGCAAACACCGTTGAAGTGGTCAACAGTGTCAAGGATTTAATCAAGGAAGAAAAAGAAAAGGTCGAGGGTCTTGTTATAGATCTTTCACTTGACCAGGGTAAGCCAATTGAAGAATCTGTTTCAACCATGATTGAAAAAGCCGTGTTTGGCGGGCTGATCGCAGTCTTGATTATTTTGCTGTTCCTGCGTGATTTTAAATCCACGATTATCTCAATCGTATCTATTCCAGTTTCGATTTTCATGGCTTTGCTGCTGCTGAACTGGATGAATATTACCTTGAATATTATGACACTTGGAGCTATTACGGTTGCCATCGGCCGTGTAATTGATGACTCTATCGTTGTGGTTGAAAATATTTACCGCCGCCTGCATTTAAAAGAAGAAAAACTAACAGGGCGGGCACTTATTCGAGAAGCTACGATCGAGATGTTCAAGCCAATCCTTTCCTCGACATTAGTAACGGTTGCTGTATTCGCACCGCTCATTTTTGTAGGAGGCATGGTCGGTGAGCTGTTTATGCCATTCGCTTTGACGATGACATTTGCGCTTGGCGCTTCACTCCTTGTGGCCATTACAATCGTTCCAGCTCTGTCTCACTTCTTGTTTAAAAAGAAACTGTACAGTGAAAAAACGGAAGGAAGCCATAAAGAAGCTGGAAAGCTATCAAAATGGTATAAAGGCATTCTTGAGAAATCTCTTAATCATAAGATTATTACATCCATCATTGCGGTAGTATTGCTGGCGGGCAGCTTAGCTCTGACACCAATGATCGGATTCAGCTTTATGGGCAGTGAAGAAGAGAAAGTGATGTATCTAACATACACGCCTGAAGCTGGAGAACTTAAAGATGAAACACTAAAGAACGTTGAAGCAGTAGAAGAAGAGATGCTAAAGCGTGATGATATTGACATCGTTCAAATATCTGTAACCGAAGAAGCGGATCAAATGGCTGCCATGATGGGCGGAGGAGCAGGCGGAGCCTTAATGTACCTGATCTTTGACCCTGAAATGGATAACTTCCCTGAAGTCCGTGAAGAAATAGAAGATTATGTGTTTAATATCGGGCAATCAGGTGAATGGAAGAGCCAGAACTTCTCATCTATGTCCGGTTCAACCAATGAAGTCAGCTACACATTCTATAGTGAAGATTTAGATAAACTGAATGACTCTGTCAAAATGGTAGAAGACGTAATGAAGGAAAATGAAGAATTGGAGGATGTTTCTTCAAGTGCAGAAGACGCATTTGTTGAATATACCTTCAATGTTGAGCAGGATGAACTGCTGCAGTACGGTCTGACAGCCGGACAAATTGTCATGATGCTGAATCCGTCAAACACCAAGGATGTTCTGACAACGATTGAAAAAGACGGTGAGACGCTTGAAGTCATTGTCCAGCAGGAGCAAGCGGAACAGCCGAAATCCATTGATGATATCCTGGCAACACAGGTACCGACAGCGATGGGTACAACTATGCATCTTTCCGAGCTTGTCACAGTGAAAGAAGGTATAACGCATAATACGCTTGCCCGCAGTAAAGGCGAGTACTACGCAACCGTGTCAGGTACGGTGAAAGGCGATGACATCTCAAAGGCTACTTCTAAAACAGATGAAGCGATTGATGAATTGGATCTGCCTAAGGGTGTAACAGTCGGAGTTGCGGGCGTTCAGGCAGATATGACTGAGACGTTCACACAGCTTGGCGCTGCGATGCTTGCAGCCATCGCGATTGTGTACTTCATTCTGGTCGTTACATTCCGTGAAGGAGTGGCGCCGTTTGCGATTCTCTTCTCCCTTCCATTTGCCGTGATTGGTTCTTTCGTTGGCTTATTAATTGCTGGCGAAACCATTTCTGTATCGGTCATGATGGGACTATTAATGCTAATTGGTATTGTAGTAACCAATGCCATCGTTCTGGTGGACCGGATCATCCATATGGAACGTGACGGGCTGGTCATGAGGGAAGCGGTGCTGGAAGCAGGAGCAACCCGACTTCGCCCAATCCTGATGACAGCCATTGCGACAATTGGTGCCTTAATTCCATTGGCCATCGGCTCTGGCGGCGGAGGGCTTATCTCCAAAGGCCTTGCGATTACCGTTATCGGCGGTCTGACAAGTTCGACGCTATTGACCCTTATCATTGTGCCAATCGTGTATGAAGTATTATCTAAAATGTTTAAGAAAAACCGCAGAGAAATCGAAGAAAACTAA
- a CDS encoding TetR/AcrR family transcriptional regulator: MGKRQLIMESALELFAKQGFEATSVQQITEHSGISKGAFYLSFKSKDELIMALIDQFMEQFVSDIDHIVKDPNNTGEELLRKFFYTTFHSFQKHSDFAKIFIKEQAHTFNEELISKGRHFDQLIDDITLSMLDQLYGETVQHTKYDLIYCIKGFMHVYSHLFLFFNVPLDLDVLCRSLTEKTNLLAKHSTIPFITDELYEKFRKTGHEEMTHRQIIEIMEQKIEELEESIERESLVLLKQDVLERSLSPAIRKGLIANLRSLPHCRWIVYLLENCYKL, encoded by the coding sequence ATGGGCAAAAGGCAATTAATTATGGAAAGCGCTTTAGAACTCTTTGCGAAGCAAGGGTTTGAAGCCACCTCTGTACAGCAGATCACAGAGCACTCCGGTATTTCCAAAGGAGCTTTCTACTTATCATTTAAATCAAAGGATGAATTGATCATGGCTTTAATTGATCAGTTTATGGAGCAATTCGTTTCAGATATTGACCACATAGTCAAAGACCCGAATAACACTGGAGAAGAGCTTTTAAGGAAGTTTTTTTACACCACGTTCCACTCCTTTCAAAAGCATTCAGACTTTGCCAAAATTTTTATTAAAGAACAGGCACATACATTTAACGAAGAGCTTATATCAAAAGGGCGTCACTTTGACCAATTAATCGATGATATCACCCTATCCATGCTTGATCAGTTATATGGAGAAACTGTCCAGCATACAAAATACGATTTAATCTATTGCATCAAAGGCTTTATGCATGTATACTCTCATTTATTTTTATTTTTCAATGTGCCTTTGGATCTGGACGTTCTGTGCAGATCACTCACCGAAAAGACGAACCTGCTGGCTAAGCACTCAACCATCCCGTTTATAACCGATGAGCTCTACGAAAAGTTCAGGAAGACGGGGCATGAAGAGATGACTCACAGGCAAATAATTGAAATCATGGAGCAAAAAATAGAGGAATTAGAAGAGTCGATTGAAAGAGAATCCCTGGTCCTGCTTAAGCAGGATGTCCTGGAGCGCAGCTTGAGTCCTGCAATAAGAAAAGGGTTGATTGCTAATCTCCGGAGCCTTCCACACTGCAGGTGGATTGTATATTTACTCGAGAATTGTTATAAACTGTAA
- a CDS encoding amino acid permease — MQEEKLERGLKNRHVQLIAIGGAIGTGLFLGAGKSIHLAGPSILFAYLITGIICFLIMRSLGELLLSNLNYHSFVDFVQEYLGNMAAFITGWTYWFCWISIAMADLTAVGLYTQYWFPDVPQWMPGLIALVILLFMNLATVKLFGEMEFWFALIKVIAILALIVIGMFMIIKGFSTNSGPSSFSNLWSHGGMFPNGMNGFILSFQMVVFAFVGIELVGLTAGETKNPEKVIPKAINNIPIRIIIFYIGALLVIMSIYPWSAIKPEESPFVQVFVAVGIAAAAGIVNFVVLTSAASACNSAIFSTSRMIYSLAKDENAPAPLAKLNGRKVPSNALFFSTVVILIAVVLNYVMPEGVFTLITSISTVCFIYIWGITVISHLKYRKTRPDLAKVNKFKLPLYPFSNYLILAFLAFVLVVLALAEDTRVALFVTPVWFIMLIAIYKIQKIRINQLVSNK; from the coding sequence ATGCAGGAAGAAAAATTAGAAAGAGGTCTAAAAAATAGGCATGTACAGCTGATCGCAATTGGCGGGGCAATTGGAACGGGATTATTTCTTGGTGCAGGGAAATCCATTCATTTAGCAGGGCCATCGATTTTATTTGCATACTTAATTACAGGCATCATTTGCTTTTTAATCATGCGGTCACTTGGAGAACTACTGTTATCAAATTTAAATTATCATTCTTTTGTTGACTTTGTACAAGAATATTTAGGTAATATGGCTGCATTTATTACTGGCTGGACCTACTGGTTTTGCTGGATTTCAATCGCAATGGCCGATTTAACAGCAGTTGGCCTGTATACCCAGTACTGGTTTCCTGATGTCCCGCAGTGGATGCCAGGATTAATCGCACTTGTGATTTTGCTATTTATGAACCTTGCCACCGTAAAATTGTTTGGTGAAATGGAGTTCTGGTTTGCATTAATTAAGGTCATCGCTATTCTGGCATTAATTGTTATCGGTATGTTCATGATTATTAAAGGCTTTTCAACCAATTCGGGTCCTTCCAGTTTCTCGAATCTATGGAGCCACGGAGGAATGTTTCCAAATGGCATGAATGGATTTATTCTCTCATTCCAGATGGTAGTGTTTGCGTTTGTTGGAATTGAACTTGTAGGACTTACAGCAGGTGAAACAAAGAACCCGGAAAAAGTGATTCCAAAGGCGATTAATAATATCCCTATTCGAATCATTATTTTCTATATTGGCGCACTTCTTGTTATTATGAGCATTTATCCGTGGAGCGCAATCAAACCTGAGGAAAGTCCATTCGTCCAAGTCTTTGTGGCGGTTGGGATTGCCGCAGCAGCTGGTATTGTTAATTTTGTTGTCCTGACATCCGCAGCATCGGCTTGTAATAGTGCCATCTTTAGTACAAGCAGGATGATATACTCGCTTGCCAAGGATGAGAATGCACCTGCACCATTAGCAAAGCTTAATGGCCGTAAAGTCCCTTCAAATGCATTGTTCTTTTCAACTGTCGTAATTCTAATTGCCGTTGTTCTGAACTATGTGATGCCAGAAGGTGTATTTACCCTGATTACAAGTATCTCTACAGTTTGTTTTATCTATATTTGGGGTATTACGGTCATCTCCCATTTAAAATACCGCAAAACAAGGCCGGATTTAGCAAAGGTGAACAAATTTAAATTGCCGCTATATCCATTTTCGAATTACTTGATCCTTGCTTTTCTTGCATTTGTCCTTGTTGTCCTTGCACTTGCGGAAGATACGCGTGTTGCCTTGTTCGTCACACCTGTTTGGTTTATAATGCTGATTGCCATTTATAAGATACAAAAAATAAGGATAAACCAGTTGGTCAGTAACAAATAA